In Ahaetulla prasina isolate Xishuangbanna chromosome 6, ASM2864084v1, whole genome shotgun sequence, a single window of DNA contains:
- the LOC131201430 gene encoding ovotransferrin-like, giving the protein MKFALQATLFFGLLALCLASSSVRWCTISNEEQEKCQRLKQECFSQQQSKDFPELICVRKTDYQECITAIKNSEADAITLDAGHILEASLKPYYLKPVIAELHPRGSGVTTTSYHAIAVVKKGTISSLEDLRGKRSCHTGFRRSAGWFIPVGTLVEKNLLQWEGTDSEPVENALGRFFAAGCVPGLKNVPNLCRACSTGTCDLNDPFAGYAGAYQCLKSGAGDVAFVNEGVVLADSAEERSKYELLCYDGSRKPVEEYESCHWARVSAHAVVTRSVDSRADKIWALLSYALEQMKQKQTRCQLFKSPQDSGKDLLFKDSAVGLIQVPERADAELYLGPKYCAAIQSLKRERSDPDPDTTERIVWCAVGKTEQKKCDVWSAQSNGAVECAVAENTEECLIKIIKREADAITLDGGHIYTAGKCGLVPILTEIPPEESPACVDPKKGVTAKGYLAVAVAKKSDPDVNWTTLRGKTSCHTGVERTAGWIIPMGFINNQNNLSCNFDTFFSESCAPGAPLESTFCKLCKGSGGEGGLSQKYKCKPNSNEIYYGYNGAFRCLIEVGKVAFIKHTIIREITEGENRPAWASGVTASDFVLLNLNGERCGPDEYERCHLAQVCNHAVVSRPERAEVVKKVVLEQQKLFGKQGTQTDVFQLFQSEAKDSLFKDGTECLAVPNEKTFEQYLGQEYFQSLEGFSKCSTSELLKVCTFHGHDW; this is encoded by the exons ATGAAATTTGCCCTCCAAGCCACTCTGTTCTTTGGGCTGCTGG CTCTGTGTCTTGCATCTTCTTCGGTAAGATGGTGCACAATATCCAATGAAGAGCAGGAGAAATGCCAAAGGCTTAAGCAGGAATGCTTTTCCCAGCAACAATCCAAGGATTTTCCAGAACTGATTTGTGTGAGGAAGACTGATTACCAGGAGTGCATAACAGCTATTAAA AACTCAGAAGCAGATGCCATCACTTTAGATGCTGGTCATATTTTAGAAGCAAGCTTGAAACCTTATTATCTAAAGCCTGTTATAGCTGAACTTCATCCAAGAGGCTCAGGAG TAACTACTACCAGTTATCATGCCATTgctgttgtgaagaaaggaactaTTTCTTCACTTGAAGACCTCAGAGGGAAGAGATCTTGTCACACTGGTTTTAGAAGATCTGCAGGTTGGTTCATCCCAGTAGGAACTCTTGTGGAAAAGAATTTGCTACAGTGGGAAGGAACAGACTCAGAACCTGTAGAAAATG CTTTAGGAAGATTTTTTGCAGCCGGTTGTGTCCCAGGTCTCAAAAATGTACCAAATCTGTGCCGTGCTTGCAGCACCGGAACCTGTGACTTGAATGATCCTTTTGCTGGATATGCAGGAGCCTATCA GTGTCTGAAATCTGGAGCTGGAGATGTGGCTTTTGTGAATGAGGGAGTCGTATTAG CTGACAGTGCAGAAGAAAGAAGCAAGTATGAGTTACTTTGTTATGATGGCTCCAGAAAGCCTGTTGAAGAATATGAATCCTGTCATTGGGCTAGAGTTTCAGCACATGCTGTGGTGACACGATCTGTTGATAGTCGGGCAGATAAAATCTGGGCACTCCTCTCTTATGCACTG GAACAGATGAAGCAAAAGCAAACAAGATGCCAACTTTTTAAATCTCCTCAGGACTCTGGCAAAGATCTCCTGTTTAAGGATAGCGCTGTAGGTCTTATTCAAGTGCCTGAACGAGCAGATGCTGAACTTTACCTAGGTCCTAAGTACTGTGCTGCAATACAGAGTCTCAAAAGAG AGAGATCTGATCCAGATCCTGATACCACAGAAAGAATTGTGTGGTGTGCAGTGGGCAAGACTGAACAGAAAAAATGTGATGTGTGGAGTGCACAGAGCAATGGTGCCGTTGAATGTGCTGTTGCAGAAAATACGGAAGAGTGCCTTATCAAGATCATA AAAAGAGAAGCTGATGCCATTACCTTGGATGGTGGACATATCTACACTGCTGGAAAATGTGGCCTTGTCCCAATATTGACAGAAATTCCTC cTGAAGAGTCTCCTGCCTGCGTTGATCCCAAGAAAGGTGTAACAG CTAAAGGTTACCTTGCTGTAGCTGTTGCTAAGAAAAGTGACCCTGACGTTAACTGGACTACTCTGAGAGGAAAGACCTCCTGTCATACCGGTGTTGAGAGAACTGCTGGCTGGATTATTCCCATGGGCTTCATTAACAATCAAAATAATCTTAGCTGTAACTTTG ATACATTCTTCAGCGAAAGCTGTGCGCCAGGTGCACCTCTTGAGTCTACATTTTGCAAACTGTGCAAAGGCAGCGGTGGTGAAGGTGGCCTGTCTCAGAAATACAAATGTAAACCTAACAGCAATGAAATATACTATGGGTATAATGGTGCTTTTCG ATGCTTGATTGAAGTAGGAAAGGTAGCTTTTATTAAACATACCATCATCCGTGAGATTACAGAAG GAGAGAACAGACCTGCTTGGGCAAGTGGCGTAACTGCTTCTGATTTTGTACTTTTGAACCTAAATGGTGAACGTTGTGGCCCTGATGAATATGAAAGATGTCATTTGGCCCAAGTTTGCAATCATGCAGTAGTGTCAAGACCTGAACGAGCAGAAGTGGTTAAAAAGGTGGTACTTGAGCAACAG AAACTATTTGGAAAACAGGGAACTCAGACAGATGTCTTCCAGTTGTTCCAATCTGAAGCCAAAGATAGCTTGTTCAAAGATGGCACAGAATGCTTAGCTGTTCCAAATGAAAAAACCTTTGAGCAATATCTTGGGCAGGAATATTTTCAGTCTCTTGAAGGATTCTCCAAATGTTCAACTTCAG AACTCCTTAAAGTCTGCACCTTCCACGGTCATGACTGGTGA